From the Cyanobium sp. M30B3 genome, the window GCAGGCAGCCCTCCAGGATCGGGCCGGGGGCGTGGTCGCCGCCCATGCCATCAACGGCCACCCAGAGGCGGTCGGCATCGTTGATCGGGGCGTCCTCGTCCGGTCCCCCCAGGCCCCGCTGCAGGCGGCGCAGAGGGTCGAACACCAGGGGCTGCAGCACCGTGTTGGCGGCCGAGGTGGCGGCACTGGTGGCCGCGCCGGCCACATTGCCGGCAGTGCTGGCCGCCGAGGTGGCCGTGCCCACCAGGCTGGTGACGGCGGCGTTGCGGCGATACCAGATCACCAGCCGCCGGATCGTGCGGCTGGGCTTGGCGCGCTTGTCAGGCTCCTTCGGGGGCAACGGGGTCGACGATGCGTTGGAACAGATAGCCGGTGCCGCGAGCCGTGAGGATCAGCTCGGGGTTGGCCGGATCATCCTCCAGTTTGGAGCGCAGGCGGGAGATGTGGACATCCACCACCCGGGTGTCCACGTGACGCTCCGGGGTGTAGCCCCACACCTCCTTGAGAATTTCGCCGCGGCTGAAGGGTTCGCCGCTGCGGCTCACCAGCAGCTCCAGCAGGCTGAATTCCATGCCGGTGAGGCGGATGCGCTCGTCGCCCCGATACACCTGGCGCTTGTTGGTGTCGATCCGCAGGTCGCTGACGCTGATCACGCCGGAGTTGGGGATGCCGGCCACGCTGTCCTTCTCCACCCGCCGCAGCACGCAGCGGATGCGGGCCTCCAGCTCCTTGGGGCTGAAGGGCTTCACCACGTAGTCGTCGGCGCCGAGCTCCAGGCCGGTGATGCGGTCGGCCACATCGCCCAGGGCCGTGAGCATCACGATCGGCACGTCCGACTCCTTGCGCAGCTCCTGGCACACCCCGTAGCCATCGAGGCGGGGCATCATCACGTCCAGCACCACCAGGTCGGGATGGTGGCTGCGGAAGGCCTCCAGCGCCTCCTGGCCGTCACAGGCCGTGACCACGTGGTAGCCGATCATCGACAGCCTGGTTTCCAGGATCCGCCGGATGCTGGCCTCGTCATCGACGACCAGGATCGTTTCCTTGTCCTTGGCAGTGCCGGTGGCAGCGCTGGGGGGGGAGACCGTCATCGCCAGGCTTGGGGGCCTACATCAGATGGCCTCTACTGAAAAGGTCTGAGGGCGGAACGTTTCATGCAACGCCACCTTTCTTCATAGTTGGGCCGCAGCCCCCTGCCCCTGCGCCCCTTGGCCCGCTCCGTCACGCTCTACGTCTGCACCAGCTGCGGCGCCCAGACCCGCCAGTTCTTCGGGCGCTGCAGCAGCTGCGGCAGCTGGAACACCCTGGTGGAGCAGGCGGCGACCCCCGCTGCCGACAGCCGCCGCCGCCGGC encodes:
- a CDS encoding response regulator transcription factor — its product is MTVSPPSAATGTAKDKETILVVDDEASIRRILETRLSMIGYHVVTACDGQEALEAFRSHHPDLVVLDVMMPRLDGYGVCQELRKESDVPIVMLTALGDVADRITGLELGADDYVVKPFSPKELEARIRCVLRRVEKDSVAGIPNSGVISVSDLRIDTNKRQVYRGDERIRLTGMEFSLLELLVSRSGEPFSRGEILKEVWGYTPERHVDTRVVDVHISRLRSKLEDDPANPELILTARGTGYLFQRIVDPVAPEGA